Part of the Methylomonas sp. AM2-LC genome, AAAAGCAGTCGCTTTAATTTCCGGTGGACTTGATTCTATGCTGGCTGCTAAAGCAGTGATGGAGCAGGGTATTCATGTGGAAGGAATTAATTTTTTCACCGGATTTTGTGTGGAGGGCCACACCCATGCCATCCGAAAAAAAGACACGGAAAAACCAAAACGCAATAATTCTTTATGGGTTGCAGAGCAACTAGGCATTAAACTACATATCATTGATATTATTGAAGAGTATAAGCAGGTATTGCTTAACCCTAAGCATGGCTATGGGGCGAACCTTAATCCCTGCTTGGACTGCAAGATTTTTATGGTTAATAAAGCCAAGCAATGGATGCTTGAACAGGGTTTTGACTTTATCATTACTGGCGAGGTCATTGGCCAGCGACCCATGTCGCAACGTAAGCGTACCATGCCGATTGTTGCCGTTGAATCGGGAGCTGATGATTTATTGGTACGCCCTTTGTGCGCACAAAATTTACCAGCAACTTTACCAGAACGAAATGGTTGGTTAGATAGAGCTAAACTGTTTGATTTTTCCGGCCGATCACGTAAACCCCAGATGGCTCTGGCTAAAGACTTTGGATTTAGTGATTATGCACAACCTGCTGGAGGTTGTTGTTTCTTGACGGATGCCAATTATTCGAAAAAACTGGTCGATCTATGGCAAGCGCGTGGCGAACGTGATTACGAATTGGATGATGTTATGTTACTTAAAGTGGGACGGCATATTCGTCCGCGTCCACA contains:
- a CDS encoding tRNA (5-methylaminomethyl-2-thiouridylate)-methyltransferase gives rise to the protein MTQPRKAVALISGGLDSMLAAKAVMEQGIHVEGINFFTGFCVEGHTHAIRKKDTEKPKRNNSLWVAEQLGIKLHIIDIIEEYKQVLLNPKHGYGANLNPCLDCKIFMVNKAKQWMLEQGFDFIITGEVIGQRPMSQRKRTMPIVAVESGADDLLVRPLCAQNLPATLPERNGWLDRAKLFDFSGRSRKPQMALAKDFGFSDYAQPAGGCCFLTDANYSKKLVDLWQARGERDYELDDVMLLKVGRHIRPRPHYKLIVAREDGESRFMSGYKNDFISMHCASHRGPLVLIDGTANEDDLLLAGQIAARYGQGREAEQVEVTIRDTQGAERNIVVKPLMAEQMREEWFV